From a region of the Fusobacterium perfoetens ATCC 29250 genome:
- a CDS encoding transketolase produces the protein MKDINLLSTKANEIRKNIVNMITEAKSGHPGGSLSATDILTTLYFYEMNIDPKNIKMENRDRFVLSKGHAAPALYAVLAERGYFDKEVLKTLRRYGSILQGHPDMKKVPGVEISTGSLGQGLSVANGMALNSKIYNIDYRVYVLMGDGETQEGQVWEAAMTASHYKLDNLCAFIDCNNLQIDGNVDKVMNIEPISDKWRAFGWHVIEIDGHNFEQIINALEEAKTVKGKPTLVVARTVKGKGVSFMENVCGFHGVAPTKEECEKALAELSCNN, from the coding sequence ATGAAGGATATTAATCTTTTATCAACAAAAGCTAATGAAATCAGAAAAAATATTGTTAATATGATTACAGAAGCTAAATCTGGACATCCAGGAGGGTCTTTATCAGCTACAGATATTTTAACAACATTATATTTTTATGAAATGAATATTGACCCAAAAAATATAAAAATGGAAAATAGAGACAGATTTGTTTTATCAAAAGGACATGCAGCACCTGCTTTATATGCTGTACTAGCAGAGAGAGGATATTTTGATAAAGAAGTTTTAAAAACACTTAGAAGATATGGTTCTATTTTACAAGGACATCCTGATATGAAAAAAGTTCCAGGAGTAGAAATTTCTACAGGTTCATTAGGACAAGGATTATCTGTTGCTAATGGAATGGCACTAAATTCTAAAATTTATAATATAGATTATAGAGTTTATGTGTTAATGGGAGATGGAGAAACTCAAGAAGGACAAGTTTGGGAAGCAGCTATGACAGCCTCTCATTATAAATTAGATAACTTATGTGCTTTCATCGATTGTAATAATCTTCAAATAGATGGAAATGTTGATAAAGTGATGAACATAGAGCCAATTTCTGATAAATGGAGAGCATTTGGTTGGCATGTAATTGAAATAGATGGACATAATTTTGAACAAATTATAAATGCTCTTGAAGAAGCAAAAACTGTAAAAGGAAAACCAACTTTAGTTGTAGCAAGAACAGTAAAAGGAAAAGGAGTTTCATTTATGGAAAATGTTTGTGGATTTCATGGAGTAGCTCCAACAAAAGAAGAGTGTGAAAAAGCTCTAGCAGAATTATCTTGTAACAATTAA
- a CDS encoding transketolase family protein: protein MIKKATREAYGEALVELGKINKNVVVLDADLSGSTKTNMFKKAFPERHINVGIAEADLIGTAAGLATCGKVVFASTFAMFEAGRAFEQIRNTVAYPKLNVKIAPTHAGISVGEDGGSHQSIEDIALMRSIPGMIVLSPADAVETKKMIFAAAEYDGPVYIRMGRLGVPVIFDENYDFQIGVANTLKDGKDVTIVATGLLTYEALKAAEELEKEGVSVRVINVGTIKPLDGETILKAAQETKFIVTAEEHSVIGGLGSAVSEFLSEVHPTKVKKVGIYDKFGQSGTGNELLEKYELTSEKLISVIKENL, encoded by the coding sequence ATGATAAAAAAAGCAACGAGAGAAGCTTATGGAGAAGCTTTAGTTGAACTTGGTAAAATAAATAAAAATGTAGTAGTTTTAGATGCTGACCTTTCTGGGTCAACAAAAACTAATATGTTTAAAAAAGCATTTCCAGAAAGACACATTAATGTAGGAATAGCTGAAGCTGATTTAATAGGTACAGCTGCTGGTTTAGCTACATGTGGAAAAGTGGTTTTTGCTTCAACATTTGCTATGTTTGAGGCTGGACGTGCTTTTGAACAAATTAGAAATACAGTAGCATATCCAAAATTAAATGTAAAAATAGCTCCAACTCATGCTGGAATTTCTGTAGGAGAAGATGGAGGGTCACATCAATCAATAGAGGATATTGCTTTAATGAGAAGTATACCAGGAATGATAGTATTATCTCCAGCTGATGCTGTAGAAACTAAAAAAATGATTTTTGCAGCAGCTGAGTATGATGGACCTGTATATATCAGAATGGGAAGATTAGGAGTTCCTGTAATATTTGATGAAAATTATGATTTCCAAATAGGAGTAGCTAATACTTTAAAAGATGGAAAAGATGTAACAATAGTAGCTACAGGATTATTAACTTATGAAGCTTTAAAAGCAGCTGAAGAATTAGAAAAAGAGGGAGTTTCTGTAAGAGTAATCAATGTAGGAACAATAAAACCACTTGATGGAGAAACTATTTTAAAAGCAGCTCAAGAAACTAAATTTATCGTTACAGCAGAAGAACATTCTGTAATAGGTGGATTAGGTTCAGCAGTATCAGAATTTTTATCAGAGGTACATCCAACAAAAGTTAAAAAAGTTGGAATCTATGATAAATTTGGACAAAGTGGAACTGGAAATGAACTTTTAGAGAAATATGAGTTAACTTCTGAAAAACTTATTTCTGTAATAAAAGAGAATTTATAA
- a CDS encoding permease-like cell division protein FtsX → MQKESRQLYISLEMIKVFLSIIFATIIYNFFISGILNANSQINNLRNIDFISAELQNNLSKEQKKELEIKLLNVPEIKKVTYVNSYIAFQNLQKDLGIVLPKGDNPLSDSLRIYVKSINNIQKIQEILDSTQEIKEYFLDTTYSDNVNKKIKFFELLLTSFTLGAVSLIFVVVTIASLQFKIDYVGSLINNGYHKNLLLATKQINLLPCTLAILIGLMFFSNVYILCRNWFIVNDISSSLLTLLQIAPIQIISNIILIVLIWLIPVKERWEN, encoded by the coding sequence ATGCAAAAAGAATCTAGACAACTATATATCTCACTTGAAATGATTAAAGTATTTTTAAGTATTATTTTTGCTACTATAATTTATAATTTTTTTATTTCTGGAATATTAAATGCAAATAGTCAAATAAATAATTTAAGAAATATTGATTTTATATCAGCAGAATTACAAAATAATTTATCTAAAGAACAAAAGAAAGAATTAGAAATAAAATTACTTAATGTTCCTGAAATAAAAAAAGTAACCTATGTTAATAGTTATATAGCCTTTCAAAATTTACAAAAAGATTTAGGAATAGTACTGCCAAAAGGGGATAATCCACTTTCCGATTCTTTAAGAATATATGTAAAAAGTATCAATAATATTCAAAAAATTCAAGAGATATTAGATTCAACTCAAGAAATTAAAGAATATTTTTTAGATACAACATATTCAGATAATGTAAATAAAAAAATAAAATTTTTTGAGCTTTTATTGACTAGTTTTACTTTAGGAGCAGTTTCATTAATATTTGTAGTAGTAACTATTGCTTCTTTACAATTTAAAATTGATTATGTAGGTTCTCTTATTAATAATGGATATCATAAGAATCTTTTATTAGCTACAAAACAAATAAATTTATTACCATGTACTTTAGCAATATTAATAGGCTTGATGTTTTTTTCTAATGTATATATATTATGTAGGAATTGGTTTATAGTAAATGATATATCTTCTTCATTATTAACTTTACTTCAAATAGCTCCAATACAAATAATATCAAATATTATTTTAATTGTACTTATTTGGTTAATTCCTGTGAAAGAAAGATGGGAGAATTAA